The following are encoded together in the Salvia hispanica cultivar TCC Black 2014 chromosome 6, UniMelb_Shisp_WGS_1.0, whole genome shotgun sequence genome:
- the LOC125197526 gene encoding non-specific lipid transfer protein GPI-anchored 16-like isoform X2 codes for MEIMNLFIPLATSMIILASLSPYTAAQSNTNTNAICTGPMLRSFGSCLGFLAGGSGGSSSPTSACCNSLRDLMRNGQDCLCLIVTGGVPFEIPINRSLAISLPKACKQSGVPIECKEPRNSTPGAPNTNPGLSPPSIPQVPFIPQPLTPPSSGGSGGGGDGDDGMTQPETPQGDLVPTLTPPGMRPTLSAAQPASSVLPSLLGVTMGVFLIFSH; via the exons ATGGAAATCATGAATCTATTTATCCCTCTAGCAACCTCTATGATCATCCTAGCCTCCCTAAGCCCATACACGGCGGCGCAgtcgaacacgaacacgaatgCCATATGCACGGGGCCGATGCTGCGAAGCTTCGGGTCTTGCTTAGGCTTCCTGGCTGGCGGGTCAGGCGGTTCGTCGTCGCCGACTTCAGCCTGCTGCAACTCATTGAGAGACCTCATGAGAAACGGCCAAGATTGCTTGTGCCTCATCGTTACCGGAGGTGTGCCTTTCGAAATTCCCATCAATCGATCTTTGGCTATCTCCCTTCCTAAAGCATGCAAGCAATCTGGTGTCCCAATTGAATGCAAAG AACCAAGGAATTCAACCCCCGGTGCACCAAATACAAATCCTGGATTATCTCCTCCCTCAATTCCTCAAg TTCCGTTTATTCCTCAGCCCTTGACACCACCTTCTTCCGGCGGGAGCGGTGGCGGTGGTGACGGTGACGATGGCATGACGCAGCCTGAGACGCCGCAAGGTGACCTAGTCCCGACGCTTACGCCGCCGGGAATGCGGCCGACATTGTCGGCTGCACAGCCAGCTTCGAGTGTTCTTCCATCTCTTCTTGGAGTGACGATGGGGGTCTTTCTTATCTTCTCTCATTGA
- the LOC125197526 gene encoding non-specific lipid transfer protein GPI-anchored 21-like isoform X1 codes for MEIMNLFIPLATSMIILASLSPYTAAQSNTNTNAICTGPMLRSFGSCLGFLAGGSGGSSSPTSACCNSLRDLMRNGQDCLCLIVTGGVPFEIPINRSLAISLPKACKQSGVPIECKATASPVPAPEPRNSTPGAPNTNPGLSPPSIPQVPFIPQPLTPPSSGGSGGGGDGDDGMTQPETPQGDLVPTLTPPGMRPTLSAAQPASSVLPSLLGVTMGVFLIFSH; via the exons ATGGAAATCATGAATCTATTTATCCCTCTAGCAACCTCTATGATCATCCTAGCCTCCCTAAGCCCATACACGGCGGCGCAgtcgaacacgaacacgaatgCCATATGCACGGGGCCGATGCTGCGAAGCTTCGGGTCTTGCTTAGGCTTCCTGGCTGGCGGGTCAGGCGGTTCGTCGTCGCCGACTTCAGCCTGCTGCAACTCATTGAGAGACCTCATGAGAAACGGCCAAGATTGCTTGTGCCTCATCGTTACCGGAGGTGTGCCTTTCGAAATTCCCATCAATCGATCTTTGGCTATCTCCCTTCCTAAAGCATGCAAGCAATCTGGTGTCCCAATTGAATGCAAAG CCACGGCTAGCCCTGTTCCAGCTCCAG AACCAAGGAATTCAACCCCCGGTGCACCAAATACAAATCCTGGATTATCTCCTCCCTCAATTCCTCAAg TTCCGTTTATTCCTCAGCCCTTGACACCACCTTCTTCCGGCGGGAGCGGTGGCGGTGGTGACGGTGACGATGGCATGACGCAGCCTGAGACGCCGCAAGGTGACCTAGTCCCGACGCTTACGCCGCCGGGAATGCGGCCGACATTGTCGGCTGCACAGCCAGCTTCGAGTGTTCTTCCATCTCTTCTTGGAGTGACGATGGGGGTCTTTCTTATCTTCTCTCATTGA